Part of the Henckelia pumila isolate YLH828 chromosome 2, ASM3356847v2, whole genome shotgun sequence genome is shown below.
agtgagtctaaaaacgCAGCAAAAATATACATacataaatcatatataaaacatGAGACTTAATGCAatgacataacataaacatatcaTAAAAAACTTGTCATTTATGGGTGTGAGATACATGCAATTGCGGCAACCATCATTATGAGCACATCATTGGTTTCTCGTGATCACGGATTCTTTGTACAACAATCATATATCATAATGGCCTTAGCCACTTAAACTTTGATTCTTTGGAAAAGTTCTCCCCGAAGCTCATCCCAGTGCGCCAATCCTATGTTTTCGTCTCGTGAGCACATCATTTGGAATGGCCCTCCCCGGAGCTCATCTTGAGACGTCaatcccgtattgccaccacaaaaaaacatacaatatcaaaatatttttcatgcataatCAACATCATAATTTCGTCTCATAACTTCAATCATAATGTAGTGAAGTTGGTAACTTGATCACATGATGATTTCACCGTTGATAACTTCATTGTATGCTTTTATAGTGATTAATAATGTTGTTGAGATAATgttgaaatattattattattttcatttcatTGAATaactttatattttaaataaaaaaattataaaatttttcataaTTGAGAAATGTCAATTAcacataattaaattttataaacttaaactttattttagagaatataataatataaataaattaaaaaatacaaataattaaaaataaaacatgattaaaacacacaaattttttttaaaattttaattattttttatttttttaaaaagcttTATAAAAACTAGATTGATATCAGAAGTGTTAAAGTGGGTTGGGTCTGTTGGGTTGGCCCATCCAGCCCCACCCCGCCCCGCTCCGCTATATAGCTGGGTTGAGGTGATAAATTTTTAATCCGCCTAAATGGTAGGTGGGTCGGCCCGCCCTGCCCCCCCAAGTGGTGGGTTTTGAGCCAACCCACCCCAACCCGTCAAATCTttaatataaaatcatatttggtCATTTTAATGTATTTTCAAATTTACTCTTTATCAttcttctaatatttttaataatggaggtccaaaaaaatacattttttattcaaaaacttCCCACATTTTATTACACTATCCCCATTATCCTAACCACTATCACATTATCCtaacatttaaacaaaaattataattaaattcaagtttataaaataatatttaattttaaataatatatattttatgcacATGCAATACATGTGCTCCGTGTACAATGGCAAATCCAGGATTCAAAATCCACCCGGGCTAGAAGTTTTAAcaagaaacaaaaaataatgcatAGGAATTAAAACGATGAATAAGATACCTTTTCATTGTagttttaaaaagtttttcgatcttcaataattttttatgaaatcatacttaaaatttaaaaacttttgactaatatcacaatccaaatttattttcaaTATGACATCATATCAGGATACATAATCTAATATAAATAGAAACTTGAACGGAAGAAACAATTAAACttttttatgaataaaaaatttcaaatctaaAAAAATCCTTTCATTGCAATGCAGTCattgttaaaataaaataatatcacaaagcagaaaaaattaaaaaatgttaAGAAGAAATCTACCTTATAGAAGtggaaaatattatttaaaagacGGAGATTGATAGAGATGAAATTTAAATTGAATCAAATCTAATCAATAAGACAATGACAAAAAACGTAATTTTGAAACATATGAgttacttaattttttttaattggacTACATATGagctatttaatttttttaatttgactACCCGGACTAATATCCATTTGGttcaaaaataacacaaaaaaattatttctaaaaatatatctaatacataaaaaaaattaaatgggcCACCCGGGCTCCCGGGTGGCTTATAACGTGCCTTTGCCCTTGTCCGTGTACTAGTGTAACTAAAATTGACGGGTCGTCCACTCCGCCCCGTACCGCTAAATAGACGGGGTGTGTTGATAATTTCTTAACCCGCTTAAATGGTGGACCGCCTCGCCCCATCCCGCTAACTGGTAAGTTGCTGGTTGATCTACTTCGCCGACTCTTTTTTACACCTCCAATAATTTTGCAATTAATCTTgaacgatttttaaaaaataaaaaaaaaataaaaaaattggtgAACTATGGATACGGGCCGAGGAAGTTGGGCTTCTCACCCGTTGTTCGTGAACTGGTCTCAAAAtagtttaaaataaataaaatttgtgcATCCCTTTTCTTAAATCTTCCTAGCTTAGGAGCTAAAAGTCGCACATTAATTTCTCTCTATTGAATCTCGATGGCTGCCTCATCGTCGTCTTCGTCCTCAGACGATTCTCGCCGCCGGCGCCGGCGCCGCAGAACAGATCGAGATCGTGCTTTGAAAGTACGTGAAAAGAGTCATTCCCAAAGACGACGTCGTAAACATCATTCATCCTCGCCGTCTGATAGCTACTCTTCTTCCTCCTCCGACGAAGATCACAGGTGTCTTACATACACGTATGGCCTTTGATATtggttctttcttttttttgtaGATctcgatttaaaataattttgagttgaagttgGATTTCTTATCCTATCACACTGTCTGAAACTCTATGACACTATAGAATTAGGGTTGATATTTTGGTAACTGGATTCGGTTAGAAGTTATGAATTTCCGCTTAGAAGCTGTAGGAACACATGATTGGGTTTTAAGGGATTTGTCTTGAGTTCCCTAACATAGTGTTTGGGCAAATTTCGctttgaaaaaattgaaaagtgCTTCAGTGTTTGTCCCAACACTACCTACATCAAAATTTTGATGAAAAAGGTTTGAAGATCCCTAAGAATTTTGATTTATGAATATGTagaaataagaaaaattttcttgCAACTTGGCAACAAAAAAGGTATTAAACATTAAAGTTTTGTCATGAAATAGCCTTTAGTCTAATAATACATCTGGAATGAACCCAATTGTGATTGAGAGTTGTATTCATAATTCTAAAGGTGTATacatttctttcaaaaatcaaaatccaTAGCAAGATTATGACAAGTGGTTCTTAGACTTGTGAAAGTTAAGCGTTTCCATCCAGTTTTAACTGTAAGTGAAGATCATCTAAGCTAATTTTGCAGAACTTTGGGCTTGGCCACCTTAATGTATTAATCTTTCAAGTGATTCACTTAATGTATTAATCTTTCAAGTGATTCACCACAGATAAAATGATTCATGTAACTATAGTTTTTCTTGTTAACCTGGGCCTTTGAGTGGGGATTCCTGCACTCTGGGAAAATTGCAAAAGTAATTTTTCCCAACTATCGATACTTCATTTCGAATAAAGAACTTTTGACCATTTTTCACTATCACATTATCACTCCCAACACTCATATAAATTCTCTATGCAGTTTTCCATGGAAAAAAATCCATACATCCTTCCAAACGACAAAATATCATATCAACTCTTAAATTTTTTACCGAACGTGCGAGTGGTCAACTATGTATGCAAAAACAAAGTTTTAACATTCTTTAGATCAAACTCCTCTGTGCTTCTGAAGATAACAAGGATAAAATTCCACCTATTATCTATCTGTTCTAGTTATGCTACTTTAAGCTTAAGTATATAGTCTACTCACAGCCAAGATTTCTCGTTTGGAACCATATAATTAATGGAAAGTGCAGGTCTGTCTCCAACTCTTCCTTGTCCTTCCAATTTCAAGGATCTATCAACGTCTATaaaatctgttttttttttaatcttatcTATTTTTTTAACTTTCCATTTGACAGTGAACAACAAAAATCCCATCATTCAAAGAGGCATAAACCAGATCATAGATCTAAGAAGGTAGCCATTTCATGTTGTGTACTAATTTCTAGATTAATATACTGTCTGTTGTTGTACTGATTGGCTGGTTGGTTATATTCAGAACAAAGAAAGAGAGAAAGGGAAAACTCAACGAAATCGGCTCAATAAGCATAAATCTAAAGAGGTAGACCATTATGTTCTATTTATAGCTTCTACCTTATTTTTGTAAGTGGGAGCATAATATTTATGTGTGTTTTGAGGCCAGTGAATTGCTTTGAAAACAAAGTTTTAATATACTCTCTAGTCATTATTTTAATATGTTTTTCTCATTATTGTGTATTATCCCTTTGAACCGTGGTTCTTATTGAACTTTTTGCCTCTTATAAATGGCTCTTTGAAATTTGAGCTGTGGTCTGTTACATGATGACTGGACTCCTGATTTGCTGGCCTGGATGTCTGGTTTTTCTTGACCTGGCAATATGAGCCATATACAGAAGGAACAGGAGGAAAGTAGCGGTCCTGTACAGCTTTCTAAGGTGTCTACTTCTGCTTCCATTGTCTGTATTTGTTTTTCTACTCATCCGCTGGCAAACAAAAACGTATGAAAAATACTTTTAATTGAAGGCTGTAGGTATATTTGCTCATGTATTTAATGATTTATCCAGTTCTTGGGAAGGGGCAAAGATGACAGTGTTCGCCGCAGTGCTGTCTCTGGTAAAAAGGTATTGCTTCCCGCTAACAACTCCCTGATATTCAGAATTTTTGTGACAACTAAAATGGACCCACTTGTAATTGTAAATGACAAAATTTATCCTTTAGGTACTGTACTGTCTGGTTTGAGCGATGAGATAATTGAGGATTGATAATGAGACCtataaaaaattgaaagatacagataagtaatgtaatgtgataatatatattttgtttggTATGATAATTTTAATAGAATGGAATAATTTTGTGTAATGCTTTGACCATAATTTCCCCATTTTATGTGCATAATTACCTAAACTAGTGATCAATGAGATATGCTGGTGGTAGTAAAACTACAATCAAACCAATTATGATTTGTTTTTGTCTTCAAATATAATTTAGCCAATCAGTTATCACTATAATAATTACAAACAAtaatctaataaatttatattaaacgAATTTATAAATGACAATGACATTTAAATTTGTATtccatttaacatttttatgttaatcaaggaattaattgtttttcttttcgtttttttAGTCTGATTTATCCTTTTCATTTTTAGTTCTTTTTCTCTGTCTGTCACCTTTTATGAAACACGAACTACATTTTCTTCTTCATGCTCGAAGTCAAGCTCCCACTGATTATTATTTTCCTTTACaagtcaaattttaattttaataatcctCATTTGAATTTTTCAATCTTCTTCTCCAGTTACCTCTCATCTTGAACTAAATATTAACCTTGTCACATTATTCGGTCTACCATAATAAAAACCATTATTTGAAAATTTCTGTTATCTGTTTATTTTGTACCTCTTATAGCTGCCATTATTTGGGAGAGAAGTTTGAAGCAAAAAAATGTCATCCTTATCCACTTTGTTGAGAAGGGTAATATTGTAGAACCGCATATTTACAAGAAGTGTCGTACAAAAATGATAGATAACCTGATAACCACATTGGTTATTGTGATAAATAACCTGGAAAATATTGTCTACAGTGCGGGGGGCTTCACGCAGGATTTTCGGGCTTTCATGATAAATGATAATGTAATACTCCAACCAAACAGCGGATAAGGCATGATAATGTACCAATAATCTGT
Proteins encoded:
- the LOC140880411 gene encoding uncharacterized protein isoform X3 produces the protein MAASSSSSSSDDSRRRRRRRRTDRDRALKVREKSHSQRRRRKHHSSSPSDSYSSSSSDEDHRCLTYTEQQKSHHSKRHKPDHRSKKNKEREKGKTQRNRLNKHKSKEKEQEESSGPVQLSKAVGIFAHVFNDLSSSWEGAKMTVFAAVLSLVKRYY
- the LOC140880411 gene encoding uncharacterized protein isoform X2 — protein: MAASSSSSSSDDSRRRRRRRRTDRDRALKVREKSHSQRRRRKHHSSSPSDSYSSSSSDEDHSEQQKSHHSKRHKPDHRSKKNKEREKGKTQRNRLNKHKSKEKEQEESSGPVQLSKFLGRGKDDSVRRSAVSGKKILLKLEKTKEDKVAEDNRNELLKFLNASYD
- the LOC140880411 gene encoding uncharacterized protein isoform X1 → MAASSSSSSSDDSRRRRRRRRTDRDRALKVREKSHSQRRRRKHHSSSPSDSYSSSSSDEDHRCLTYTEQQKSHHSKRHKPDHRSKKNKEREKGKTQRNRLNKHKSKEKEQEESSGPVQLSKFLGRGKDDSVRRSAVSGKKILLKLEKTKEDKVAEDNRNELLKFLNASYD